A DNA window from Legionella sp. MW5194 contains the following coding sequences:
- the parC gene encoding DNA topoisomerase IV subunit A: MNDAIERKPITEFTEKAYLDYSMYVILDRALPHLADGLKPVQRRIVYAMSELGLKATAKHKKSARTVGDVLGKFHPHGDSACYEAMVLMAQPFSYRYPFVDGQGNWGSADDPKSFAAMRYTEARLSAYAELLLSELQQGTVDWVDNFDGTLKEPSLLPARLPNVLLNGATGIAVGMSSDILPHNLREVADACIHLLDNPQASLDDLCQFIQGPDFPTSAEIITPKSQIRTVYETGIGSIKMRAVFTVEKQNIVITALPYQVSGAKVIEQIAAQMQQKKLPMVEDLRDESDHEHPTRIVIIPRSNRIDVDGLMSHLFATTDLERSYRVNFNMIGLDGKPRVKSLSTLLNEWLVYRLMTVKRRLQYRLDKVLERLHVLEGLIIAFLNIDEVIAIIRESEEPKPALIQRFNLSERQAEAILEMKLRHLARLEEIRLRAEHDELSNERDMLEKTLASEARLKTLVKKEIIADRDAFGDERRSPLMERHDAQALKEEDLLPNEPITVVLSQKGWIRAAKGHDVEGRELSYKAGDEFKAQVNARSNQQILFFDSEGKVYTLPGHVLPSARGQGEPLTSKLNPADGMMFEALASGEADDWLVLASDAGYGFITRLGELYVKNRNGKACVKLPEGSSLLTPRVLTDRENQLLACVTNVGRLLIFKASELPELNRGKGNKMISIPASKVMAREEFVIDIQVLHAEDALTVHAGKRHFTLKNEDLNHYAGERGRRGNRLPRGLQNVTSLQVTVFKAANQ, translated from the coding sequence ATGAATGATGCTATAGAGCGTAAACCGATTACGGAATTTACAGAAAAAGCGTACCTTGATTACTCCATGTACGTTATTCTGGACAGAGCCTTGCCTCATCTTGCCGATGGATTAAAGCCGGTCCAGCGCCGAATTGTTTACGCCATGTCGGAATTGGGCCTTAAAGCCACGGCAAAGCATAAAAAATCCGCGCGTACAGTGGGGGATGTTTTGGGTAAATTCCACCCTCATGGGGATTCCGCCTGTTACGAGGCCATGGTCTTGATGGCCCAGCCCTTCTCCTACCGTTACCCGTTTGTCGACGGTCAGGGCAACTGGGGTTCTGCAGACGATCCAAAATCCTTTGCCGCCATGCGATATACGGAGGCACGCTTATCGGCTTATGCGGAGTTACTGTTATCCGAGTTACAGCAGGGAACCGTGGATTGGGTAGACAATTTCGACGGCACGCTGAAAGAACCTTCCCTGCTGCCGGCTCGTTTGCCTAACGTGCTGCTGAATGGTGCAACAGGTATTGCGGTGGGTATGTCGTCGGACATCCTGCCGCACAATTTACGGGAAGTGGCGGATGCCTGCATTCATTTACTTGACAATCCCCAAGCCAGCCTTGATGACCTTTGCCAATTTATTCAGGGACCTGATTTTCCAACCAGCGCTGAAATCATTACGCCCAAAAGTCAGATACGGACGGTGTATGAAACCGGTATCGGCTCAATCAAAATGCGCGCGGTGTTTACCGTAGAAAAGCAAAACATTGTCATTACTGCCCTACCGTATCAGGTATCCGGTGCCAAAGTCATTGAACAGATTGCAGCCCAGATGCAACAAAAAAAATTACCCATGGTCGAAGACCTGCGCGATGAATCTGACCATGAGCACCCCACCCGCATTGTCATTATTCCTCGTTCCAATCGCATTGATGTGGATGGGCTAATGTCCCATCTGTTTGCCACCACGGATCTGGAGCGAAGCTACCGCGTTAATTTCAATATGATTGGTCTGGATGGCAAACCGCGGGTAAAAAGTTTATCGACCTTGCTCAATGAGTGGCTGGTTTATCGGCTGATGACGGTAAAACGGCGACTTCAATACCGCCTGGATAAAGTACTTGAGCGATTGCATGTGCTTGAGGGCTTAATCATTGCTTTCCTTAATATCGATGAGGTCATTGCCATCATCCGCGAGAGCGAAGAACCGAAACCGGCCTTGATTCAGCGTTTTAATTTGAGCGAAAGGCAGGCCGAGGCGATTCTGGAGATGAAATTGCGGCATTTGGCCAGGCTGGAAGAAATACGATTGCGGGCTGAACATGACGAGTTAAGCAACGAACGCGACATGCTTGAAAAAACATTAGCCAGTGAAGCACGCCTTAAAACCCTGGTTAAAAAAGAAATCATCGCTGATCGGGATGCGTTTGGCGATGAGCGACGTTCTCCTTTAATGGAGCGACATGATGCCCAGGCCTTAAAGGAAGAAGATTTGTTACCCAATGAACCCATCACCGTGGTGTTGTCGCAGAAAGGCTGGATTCGCGCGGCAAAAGGGCATGATGTCGAAGGGCGTGAGTTAAGTTATAAGGCGGGAGATGAATTTAAAGCGCAGGTCAATGCTCGCAGCAATCAGCAGATTCTCTTTTTTGACAGTGAAGGCAAGGTTTATACTCTTCCGGGGCATGTGCTGCCTTCAGCACGGGGTCAGGGAGAGCCCCTGACCAGCAAGTTGAACCCTGCCGATGGCATGATGTTTGAAGCTCTGGCCAGCGGCGAGGCCGATGATTGGCTTGTCCTTGCATCGGATGCTGGCTACGGTTTCATTACCCGCCTTGGTGAGTTGTATGTAAAAAACCGCAACGGCAAAGCCTGCGTCAAACTGCCAGAGGGCAGCAGCCTGTTGACGCCACGTGTGTTAACCGACAGGGAAAACCAGCTTCTGGCCTGCGTGACCAATGTTGGACGTTTACTGATTTTCAAAGCGTCAGAATTGCCTGAACTCAATCGCGGCAAAGGGAACAAGATGATTAGCATTCCTGCCTCCAAAGTCATGGCGCGCGAAGAGTTCGTCATCGACATCCAGGTGTTGCATGCTGAAGATGCCTTGACGGTACATGCCGGCAAGCGTCATTTCACCTTAAAGAATGAGGATTTAAACCATTACGCGGGTGAGCGCGGCCGCCGCGGCAATCGTTTACCGCGGGGCCTGCAGAACGTGACATCGCTTCAGGTCACAGTCTTTAAGGCGGCGAACCAATGA
- the atpG gene encoding F0F1 ATP synthase subunit gamma, which produces MAGAKEVRTKIASINNTKKITKAMEMVAASKMRKTQDRMRASKPYASKIYDVVKHIARANSEYRHPFMTGRDIKRVGIIVVTTDRGLCGGLNANLLRDTVRHMRQWQQEGKDIDVSVVGRKGQAFFKRFGGKVIASVDQLGDKPSVSDLIGVVKVMLDAFYRGEIDALHIIYNEFVNTMTQKPMLKQLLPLPMSEEDTQRLGHHWDYIYEPDAKELLDGLLERYIELQAYQAVVENIACEQAAKMIAMKSATDNAGELIKQLRLIYNKARQAAITQELAEIVGGADAL; this is translated from the coding sequence ATGGCTGGTGCAAAAGAAGTCCGTACTAAAATTGCAAGTATTAACAATACGAAAAAAATCACCAAGGCTATGGAAATGGTTGCCGCGAGTAAAATGCGTAAGACGCAGGATCGAATGCGTGCATCCAAACCCTATGCCTCAAAAATTTATGACGTGGTCAAGCACATTGCTCGAGCGAATTCGGAATACCGTCATCCTTTTATGACTGGTCGTGACATTAAGCGTGTAGGCATCATTGTGGTGACGACCGATCGTGGCTTATGCGGTGGTTTAAATGCAAATTTGCTGCGAGACACTGTACGTCATATGCGGCAATGGCAGCAGGAAGGCAAGGACATCGATGTCAGTGTCGTAGGCCGCAAGGGTCAGGCTTTTTTCAAGCGTTTCGGCGGCAAAGTCATTGCATCCGTGGATCAGTTGGGTGATAAACCCAGCGTGAGTGATTTAATTGGTGTGGTCAAGGTCATGCTGGATGCATTCTACCGTGGTGAAATTGATGCCCTGCACATCATTTACAATGAATTTGTAAACACCATGACCCAAAAGCCGATGCTGAAACAGTTGCTGCCTCTTCCAATGTCTGAAGAAGACACACAACGCCTGGGACATCATTGGGATTATATCTACGAACCGGATGCCAAGGAATTGCTCGATGGTTTATTGGAACGCTACATCGAATTACAGGCTTATCAAGCGGTTGTAGAAAACATCGCCTGCGAGCAGGCTGCCAAAATGATTGCAATGAAAAGTGCAACGGATAATGCCGGTGAATTGATCAAACAGCTTCGCTTGATTTATAACAAAGCCCGACAGGCTGCCATTACTCAGGAATTGGCTGAAATTGTCGGTGGCGCTGACGCTTTATAA
- a CDS encoding MFS transporter, whose amino-acid sequence MKRSALAIVLALIFLEWLDFSLYLYLAKSVFAKEFFPPSSYSLLLSFALFAAAFLARPLGGWLFGQQADAIGRRKPMVWSAGLMGIATVGICLLPDYNTIGIAAAFGLLFLRVAQGLALGGEINTSAMFLIEHHAKQPLRAGSLVAASGAAGMFLGGAMAALLQYSPVPWMWRLLFASVGLLSLWVCRLRKRLTESPEFKTNHAPIAEIWRTHAQGLMNIAMLGAFVSVTVYLCNAFWVSYAIDRGLWSSSQCAWIGSLAQLCSALLALPLARAVSPERVYLLLRLGAVIALLTAPVLFYCTTIAYAPGVIAALAGYVLTNGLICSSMFYFLYLQLPAQYRCRGVSTVWALAASIGAVSLPFAEQAVQWHWFWVPPLLECVFATIAFLFLSKSSPHSAAGDVKTI is encoded by the coding sequence ATGAAACGAAGTGCATTAGCGATTGTCCTGGCATTGATTTTTTTGGAGTGGCTGGATTTCAGTCTTTATTTGTATTTGGCCAAATCGGTATTTGCCAAAGAATTTTTTCCGCCTTCGTCGTATAGTCTGCTTCTGTCGTTTGCGCTCTTTGCCGCTGCTTTCCTGGCGCGCCCCTTGGGTGGATGGCTGTTCGGGCAGCAGGCGGATGCCATCGGCCGACGAAAGCCCATGGTTTGGTCTGCCGGTTTAATGGGCATCGCAACGGTAGGTATTTGCTTATTACCCGACTACAACACCATTGGCATTGCCGCTGCCTTTGGTCTTTTATTCCTGCGCGTGGCGCAGGGTCTGGCGTTGGGTGGGGAAATCAATACCTCCGCCATGTTTTTGATTGAACATCATGCAAAACAACCGCTGCGGGCGGGCAGTCTTGTTGCCGCAAGCGGTGCGGCTGGTATGTTTCTTGGCGGGGCAATGGCTGCTCTTTTGCAATACAGTCCTGTTCCCTGGATGTGGCGACTACTCTTTGCCAGTGTTGGTCTTTTGTCCTTGTGGGTTTGCCGGCTTCGCAAGCGCTTGACGGAATCGCCCGAATTTAAAACCAATCACGCGCCCATTGCCGAGATCTGGCGTACACATGCGCAGGGATTGATGAACATTGCCATGCTTGGCGCATTTGTCAGTGTCACCGTGTATCTCTGCAATGCCTTCTGGGTCTCCTATGCCATTGACCGGGGTCTTTGGAGCAGCAGCCAATGCGCCTGGATTGGTTCACTAGCGCAATTGTGTTCGGCCTTGCTGGCTCTGCCCCTGGCGCGCGCGGTGAGTCCGGAACGTGTGTATTTGCTATTGCGACTCGGTGCCGTGATTGCCCTGTTGACTGCACCGGTGTTGTTTTATTGTACTACCATTGCCTATGCTCCGGGTGTGATCGCTGCGTTGGCAGGCTATGTATTGACCAATGGCTTGATTTGTTCATCCATGTTTTATTTCCTCTATTTACAGTTACCGGCCCAGTACCGTTGCCGCGGTGTGTCCACTGTCTGGGCATTGGCGGCCAGCATTGGTGCGGTGAGTTTGCCGTTTGCCGAACAGGCTGTTCAATGGCATTGGTTTTGGGTTCCACCACTATTGGAATGCGTGTTTGCCACTATTGCATTTTTATTTCTCTCCAAGTCTTCGCCCCATTCCGCAGCAGGTGATGTAAAAACAATTTAA
- the atpD gene encoding F0F1 ATP synthase subunit beta, which produces MSLGTVVEVIGAVVDVEFPRDEVPKVNDALHLVDGDLTFEVQQQLGDGVVRTIAMGSSEGLKRGVKAKNTGKPIQVPVGKKTLGRIMDVLGRPVDEAGPIEADEYWSIHRKAPSYEEQAGSQELLETGIKVIDLLCPFAKGGKVGLFGGAGVGKTVNMMELIRNIAIEHSGYSVFAGVGERTREGNDFYHEMKDSNVLDKVSLVYGQMNEPPGNRLRVALTGLTMAEKFRDEGRDVLLFIDNIYRYTLAGVEVSALLGRMPSAVGYQPTLAEEMGMLQERITSTKTGSITSIQAVYVPADDLTDPSPATTFAHLDATVVLSRQIAELGIYPAVDPLDSTSRQLDPLIVGQEHYDTARRVQQTLQRYKELKDIIAILGMDELSEEDKRVVTRARKIQRFLSQPFFVAEVFTGSPGKYVSLKDTIKGFQGILAGEYDDLPEQAFYMVGSIEEAVAKAKTL; this is translated from the coding sequence ATGAGTTTAGGAACAGTAGTTGAAGTAATTGGTGCGGTTGTTGACGTGGAATTTCCCCGTGATGAGGTTCCCAAAGTAAACGATGCCTTGCATCTGGTTGATGGCGATTTAACGTTTGAAGTACAGCAGCAGCTTGGCGACGGTGTTGTCCGTACGATTGCGATGGGATCGTCAGAAGGTCTCAAGCGCGGTGTAAAAGCTAAAAACACCGGTAAACCCATTCAAGTTCCTGTCGGCAAGAAAACCTTAGGCCGTATTATGGATGTATTGGGACGTCCAGTGGATGAAGCTGGTCCTATTGAAGCAGATGAATACTGGTCTATTCACCGTAAAGCCCCAAGCTACGAAGAGCAGGCCGGCAGCCAGGAATTACTGGAAACCGGTATTAAAGTAATCGACTTGCTTTGCCCGTTTGCCAAAGGGGGTAAGGTGGGTTTATTCGGTGGTGCGGGTGTGGGTAAAACAGTCAACATGATGGAACTCATCCGTAACATTGCAATTGAGCACAGTGGTTACTCTGTATTTGCTGGTGTGGGTGAACGTACTCGTGAGGGTAACGATTTCTATCATGAAATGAAAGACTCCAATGTACTCGATAAAGTATCCCTGGTTTATGGTCAGATGAATGAGCCGCCAGGGAACCGTCTGCGTGTGGCGTTGACTGGCTTGACCATGGCAGAGAAATTCCGTGATGAAGGCCGTGATGTACTGCTCTTCATTGATAACATTTACCGTTATACGCTGGCTGGTGTGGAAGTATCTGCATTGTTAGGTCGTATGCCTTCCGCCGTAGGTTACCAACCGACCCTGGCTGAAGAAATGGGTATGCTTCAAGAGCGTATTACATCAACCAAGACAGGCTCTATTACCTCCATTCAGGCGGTTTATGTTCCTGCTGACGACTTGACCGATCCCTCTCCTGCAACCACCTTTGCTCACTTGGATGCCACCGTCGTTTTGTCGCGTCAGATTGCTGAATTGGGTATTTACCCCGCTGTTGATCCATTAGACTCGACGTCCCGTCAATTGGATCCATTGATTGTAGGTCAGGAGCATTATGATACTGCCCGTCGTGTACAGCAAACGCTGCAACGTTACAAAGAGCTGAAAGACATCATTGCCATTCTTGGAATGGATGAATTGTCTGAAGAAGACAAGCGCGTTGTGACACGTGCCCGTAAAATTCAACGATTCCTTTCTCAACCTTTCTTCGTGGCTGAAGTATTCACGGGCTCACCCGGTAAATACGTGTCACTGAAAGACACCATTAAAGGGTTCCAGGGCATTCTGGCTGGTGAATACGATGACCTGCCTGAGCAAGCCTTTTACATGGTGGGTAGCATTGAAGAAGCCGTTGCCAAAGCGAAGACCTTATGA
- the thpR gene encoding RNA 2',3'-cyclic phosphodiesterase has product MASIRAFWGIQLPQAANNTLAGLIRSLQTNLVNTNIRWSAPENLHITLQFLKAIDKEAIPSLIASVGQQVQDLPAFPIQLGKIELFPSSHKPHVISLAVPVNHSLITLANRVGEGIGRAGYEIEQRPYRAHLTLGRLRQKGKVLLPEDLMWPDVGDIPVQEISLWESRPSHQGSCYLLLHKERLAGV; this is encoded by the coding sequence ATGGCATCGATCCGGGCTTTTTGGGGTATACAACTGCCTCAGGCAGCGAATAACACATTGGCTGGCTTGATCCGTTCTCTGCAAACCAATCTGGTCAATACAAACATTCGATGGTCTGCGCCAGAAAATTTACATATTACTTTACAATTTTTAAAGGCCATTGATAAGGAGGCTATTCCTTCTCTGATTGCCTCGGTGGGGCAACAGGTACAGGACCTTCCCGCTTTTCCTATCCAGCTGGGAAAAATCGAACTATTCCCATCCTCGCATAAACCGCATGTCATTTCGCTTGCAGTACCCGTCAATCATTCCCTGATTACGCTTGCCAATCGAGTCGGAGAAGGCATCGGGCGGGCGGGGTATGAGATTGAACAAAGACCCTACCGTGCTCACCTTACCTTAGGCCGCCTGCGACAGAAGGGAAAAGTGCTTTTGCCAGAGGATTTGATGTGGCCCGATGTTGGGGACATCCCTGTGCAGGAAATCAGTTTGTGGGAAAGCAGACCTTCACATCAGGGATCCTGTTATCTCCTGCTGCATAAAGAGCGATTGGCAGGCGTCTGA
- a CDS encoding DUF4442 domain-containing protein, which produces MKLSAKQLRWILNAWPPFWGAGIKVEELRDDFSYVRVSLAFRWYNKNYMRVQYGGSLFSMTDPFFVLMLIKRLGKGYVAWDKQSEINYIRPGKGRVYAEFALSEQQVTEIREAALRDEKVYPTFEVAIVDEQKQVVATVKKTLYVRQQKTATLNQA; this is translated from the coding sequence ATGAAATTGTCAGCGAAGCAATTGCGGTGGATTTTAAATGCCTGGCCCCCTTTTTGGGGCGCGGGCATTAAAGTTGAAGAGCTTCGCGATGATTTCTCCTATGTGCGCGTGTCGCTGGCTTTTCGCTGGTATAACAAAAATTACATGCGTGTCCAGTATGGCGGAAGCCTGTTTTCCATGACGGATCCTTTTTTTGTATTGATGCTGATTAAACGTCTGGGAAAAGGGTATGTGGCCTGGGACAAGCAAAGCGAAATTAATTACATTCGGCCAGGTAAAGGCCGGGTTTACGCGGAATTTGCGTTAAGCGAGCAGCAAGTCACGGAAATCCGTGAAGCCGCCCTACGCGATGAAAAGGTTTACCCAACATTTGAAGTGGCCATTGTGGATGAACAAAAGCAAGTGGTCGCCACAGTCAAAAAAACCCTGTATGTTCGGCAGCAAAAAACAGCCACTCTCAATCAAGCTTAA
- a CDS encoding MazG nucleotide pyrophosphohydrolase domain-containing protein encodes MTETALQRLLTLEKEVRDFGFLWPDADMIIEQAISECQEIKEALDNRQSAARVQEEVGDLLHTALSLCCFLNFNVHETLARTADKFTARMEALKALAGEKGYTDLKGQPIEFLGELWQEVKRRTSEP; translated from the coding sequence ATGACAGAAACAGCGTTGCAGCGCTTATTAACGCTCGAAAAAGAGGTGCGTGATTTTGGTTTTCTCTGGCCCGATGCCGACATGATTATCGAGCAGGCCATAAGCGAATGTCAGGAAATTAAAGAGGCACTGGATAATCGGCAATCCGCCGCGCGTGTGCAGGAAGAGGTCGGTGATTTATTGCACACAGCCCTTTCCCTCTGTTGTTTTCTTAACTTTAATGTTCATGAAACACTGGCCAGGACAGCCGATAAATTTACCGCCCGCATGGAGGCACTTAAAGCATTGGCAGGCGAGAAAGGGTATACTGATTTAAAGGGGCAACCCATCGAATTTCTCGGTGAGTTGTGGCAAGAGGTGAAACGAAGAACATCCGAACCATAA
- a CDS encoding fused MFS/spermidine synthase, which produces MLHTLLAILLLEGFVTISVEILTIRQLLPFFGGSVVITSIIIGFFLLFLALGYWRGGMHSSDFYKKLNRNFMVSVIWIGIGLNYSFIGSFFEWTINRLSLPFLASLTLYLLLVLAPVVFWLGQTIPLTTNLFSQEQRVSRISGKALFLSTLGSFSGALVTSLLLFQFAGVAWTVVVNCTLLFLLVILLKPQSGLAWPLLILLGLALYFIKLLNVNYEQQFFKLTNNYGNYEILTAQNARLLRINLSGSSMITEKKEGFAYIEFIRHFLFNQLQLQHKRILVIGAGGFSLTAAGTHANDVTYVDIDPQIKSVAEKHFLEGKIHGRFIGQDARRYLNETREQFDVIVADAYSHQQTIPASLLTADYFAQLASHLKPSGLLVVNLITNPLFNSSFSKRVHNTILSIFPFCNVVPLDWKKLSNVIYICPRQGKDDVIYSDNLTGSTFDFYHQLQSSQ; this is translated from the coding sequence ATGCTCCATACCTTACTCGCCATTCTTTTACTGGAAGGATTTGTCACTATTTCCGTCGAAATATTAACCATACGGCAATTACTGCCTTTCTTTGGCGGCAGCGTGGTCATTACCAGCATTATTATTGGTTTTTTTTTGTTATTTCTGGCCCTGGGCTATTGGCGCGGCGGCATGCATTCCAGCGATTTCTATAAAAAGTTAAACCGCAATTTCATGGTCAGTGTGATTTGGATAGGGATTGGGTTGAATTACAGTTTCATTGGCAGCTTTTTCGAGTGGACCATTAACAGACTGTCTCTGCCTTTTCTGGCCAGCCTGACCCTTTACCTGCTGCTCGTTCTGGCGCCTGTTGTTTTCTGGCTGGGACAAACCATCCCGTTAACCACGAATTTATTCAGTCAGGAACAGCGAGTTAGCCGCATCAGCGGCAAGGCCCTCTTTTTAAGCACGCTGGGGTCTTTTTCAGGGGCGCTGGTGACGTCACTGCTGCTTTTTCAGTTTGCCGGCGTAGCCTGGACCGTCGTCGTGAATTGCACCCTGCTTTTCTTGCTGGTTATTTTGCTAAAGCCTCAAAGTGGCCTCGCCTGGCCCCTCCTGATTTTGCTCGGGTTGGCTTTGTATTTCATCAAATTATTGAATGTGAACTATGAGCAGCAGTTTTTTAAATTAACAAACAATTACGGTAATTATGAAATCCTTACCGCTCAAAATGCGCGTCTGCTTCGAATTAATTTATCCGGCAGCTCAATGATAACGGAGAAGAAAGAGGGGTTTGCTTACATTGAATTTATCCGTCATTTCTTGTTTAACCAGCTCCAGTTGCAGCATAAAAGAATACTGGTCATCGGTGCTGGCGGTTTTTCGCTCACCGCAGCAGGCACTCATGCGAATGACGTGACGTATGTCGACATTGATCCGCAAATTAAAAGCGTGGCTGAAAAGCATTTTCTTGAGGGCAAAATCCATGGTCGTTTTATTGGTCAGGATGCACGGCGTTACCTCAATGAAACACGGGAACAATTTGATGTCATTGTGGCGGATGCCTACAGTCACCAACAAACTATTCCAGCCTCCCTGCTCACTGCGGATTATTTTGCCCAATTGGCTTCACACTTGAAGCCTTCAGGTCTTTTAGTGGTCAATCTCATTACCAACCCCCTGTTTAACAGCTCGTTCAGCAAGCGCGTCCATAATACCATCTTGAGTATTTTCCCTTTTTGTAATGTAGTCCCTCTCGACTGGAAAAAATTAAGTAATGTCATCTACATTTGTCCGCGACAGGGAAAGGATGACGTGATATACAGTGATAATCTAACCGGTTCCACGTTTGATTTTTATCATCAGTTGCAATCCAGCCAATAA
- a CDS encoding M4 family metallopeptidase has protein sequence MRMRIRRLCIVSLGCLSGMAFAATGELMWGKSNRLLQQYQSIPLHRPSLLTPLRNMADSPYQLRLQSTAAQHARYQILFRGIPVWGYQLIFHQLDNQPVWVTGMNVRGLEETIKTSEGLLSVQQLRKQVLAKVKGPVKWFHHQKVIYLDSQQHAHLAYLMAYYTHAPDSALREPQMLVDANTGQVLKAWDAVHREQWGQGLGGNAFPLPYRPGSFQHGDALPGLPSLGKFEVKVKDGRCYVENDSLRVINMANLPLGYEAFPISTEDENTYALTAFSYACDPSSYYLNYNDANTGPVNYSFSPVNDAMYFAGQTLAMYEKNYQQQNPLGTDLPLRVYTHLSEMDNAFAIPTVSLDGQLMAHQQIIIGNGHQFLTAPAQTVIAHELSHNFTQLHSALVYEGQSGAINEAFSDMAAIALQDYIRQSYPWYWDGKDWTIGREAVLGGAPLRYMDEPSKDGMSIEHAREYTDDLDVHLSSGVYNKAFYLLANKPGWTVQKAFQVMIDANRFYWSPIAYYDFAACGVIQAAQDRQWDTTAVKEAFTEVGVFCPVLPKPDAKR, from the coding sequence ATGAGAATGAGAATAAGGAGGCTTTGTATCGTCTCGCTGGGTTGTCTGTCGGGCATGGCTTTTGCTGCCACGGGAGAACTGATGTGGGGCAAAAGTAACCGTCTTCTGCAGCAATACCAGAGTATTCCGCTTCATCGGCCTTCGCTTCTGACCCCGCTCAGAAACATGGCGGATAGCCCGTATCAGTTGCGTTTGCAATCGACTGCCGCGCAGCATGCACGGTATCAGATTCTTTTTAGAGGAATTCCCGTTTGGGGTTATCAGTTGATCTTTCATCAACTGGATAACCAGCCGGTCTGGGTTACCGGGATGAATGTCCGTGGGCTGGAGGAAACAATTAAAACGTCAGAGGGCTTGTTGTCGGTGCAGCAGCTTAGAAAGCAAGTGCTGGCGAAAGTCAAAGGCCCGGTGAAGTGGTTTCATCATCAAAAGGTTATTTACCTCGATAGCCAACAGCACGCCCATCTCGCTTACCTCATGGCTTACTACACCCATGCACCAGACTCTGCCTTGCGTGAACCCCAGATGCTGGTGGATGCCAATACGGGTCAGGTATTAAAAGCATGGGATGCTGTTCATCGTGAACAGTGGGGGCAGGGTCTTGGCGGAAACGCGTTTCCCTTGCCTTACCGTCCCGGGTCTTTTCAACACGGTGATGCTCTGCCCGGCTTGCCTTCGCTGGGCAAATTCGAAGTCAAAGTAAAAGACGGGCGGTGTTATGTCGAGAATGACTCTCTGCGTGTCATTAACATGGCCAATTTACCACTCGGTTACGAAGCCTTCCCCATCAGTACGGAAGACGAAAACACCTATGCTTTAACTGCCTTTTCCTACGCCTGCGATCCGTCCTCGTATTATCTTAATTACAATGATGCCAACACAGGGCCAGTTAATTATTCCTTTTCTCCTGTGAACGATGCCATGTACTTTGCTGGGCAGACCTTGGCCATGTATGAAAAAAATTATCAGCAACAAAATCCTCTGGGCACGGATTTGCCTCTGCGGGTTTATACGCACTTGTCTGAAATGGACAATGCGTTTGCCATACCCACCGTGTCGCTGGATGGCCAATTAATGGCCCACCAACAAATCATCATTGGCAATGGCCATCAGTTCCTCACCGCCCCTGCTCAAACGGTCATTGCTCATGAATTATCACATAATTTTACCCAGCTTCATTCGGCTTTGGTGTATGAGGGGCAGTCGGGGGCTATTAACGAAGCGTTTTCTGATATGGCAGCGATAGCCCTGCAGGACTACATACGACAGAGCTACCCCTGGTATTGGGATGGAAAGGACTGGACGATAGGCCGTGAGGCGGTGCTTGGCGGTGCGCCTTTACGTTACATGGATGAGCCGAGCAAAGACGGCATGTCCATCGAGCATGCCAGGGAGTATACCGATGACCTGGATGTGCATTTAAGTAGCGGCGTCTACAATAAAGCGTTTTACCTTCTCGCCAATAAACCAGGTTGGACTGTGCAGAAGGCTTTCCAGGTAATGATTGATGCCAATCGCTTTTACTGGTCCCCCATTGCCTATTACGATTTTGCTGCCTGTGGTGTCATTCAGGCCGCGCAGGATCGCCAATGGGATACGACGGCTGTCAAGGAGGCTTTTACGGAAGTGGGTGTCTTTTGTCCCGTTCTTCCGAAACCGGATGCAAAAAGGTAG
- a CDS encoding F0F1 ATP synthase subunit epsilon, translating into MAISTHLDIVSAEKEIYSGVVELVVATGELGEVGITPGHAPLLTVLKPGEIRITLPGGSQEIYYVSGGMLEVQPHCVTVLADTVERADNLDEAAALAAKAKAEEEIANKNTDLDYSRAAAELARAVAQIRAIQKIRKNLK; encoded by the coding sequence ATGGCGATTAGCACGCATCTGGACATTGTCAGTGCTGAAAAGGAAATTTATTCAGGCGTTGTTGAGTTGGTTGTGGCAACAGGTGAGCTTGGCGAGGTAGGGATTACCCCTGGCCACGCCCCTTTGCTGACCGTACTTAAACCCGGTGAAATCAGGATAACGCTTCCTGGCGGCAGTCAGGAAATTTACTACGTATCAGGTGGCATGCTGGAGGTACAACCTCATTGCGTTACCGTGTTGGCTGATACCGTAGAGCGTGCGGATAACCTTGATGAAGCCGCGGCTCTGGCTGCAAAAGCTAAAGCCGAGGAAGAGATTGCCAACAAAAACACGGATCTAGATTACTCCCGAGCCGCAGCCGAACTGGCCAGAGCGGTTGCTCAAATTCGAGCCATACAAAAAATTCGCAAGAATTTAAAATAA